Proteins from one Ketobacter alkanivorans genomic window:
- the rlmD gene encoding 23S rRNA (uracil(1939)-C(5))-methyltransferase RlmD, with product MARRRRKQTLPADPVELQITALSHDGRGIGRIKGKTVFVDSALPSETVKFVYTQKRGKFDEGRTVEVLQPSVERVQPQCAQAHLCGGCSLQHMEPQAQIAMKQGVLMEQLQHFGELQPEEVLAPLTGPIYGYRRKARLGVKYVAKKESVLVGFREKRNSFLAEIDQCHVLAEEVGLKFPELKQLVMSLQARSTIPQIEVAKGDDAVAIIVRHMEPLTDQDQAAILSFCQQHNLQLYLQPGGNDTVHKVWPEGEARLSYGLPEFGLNMKFHPTDFTQVNQDINQDMIRMAMDFMDIQPGERILDLFCGLGNFTLPLATKAAEVVGVEGDDAMVVRGRENAEHNGLNNVSFYGADLTKPFDDQPWGRGGFDKILIDPPRSGALEIVSKMTVFKPKRIVYVSCNPATLARDAGELKKQGYKLLKAGVMDMFPHTTHVESIAVFEPE from the coding sequence ATGGCCAGAAGAAGACGCAAGCAAACCCTGCCGGCTGATCCGGTGGAATTACAGATAACTGCGCTGAGCCATGATGGTCGTGGTATTGGTCGTATAAAAGGAAAAACCGTATTCGTTGACAGTGCCTTGCCCAGTGAGACGGTTAAATTTGTTTATACACAGAAACGTGGCAAATTTGATGAAGGCCGCACTGTGGAAGTGCTGCAGCCCAGTGTAGAGCGAGTTCAACCCCAGTGTGCTCAGGCCCATCTCTGTGGTGGTTGCAGTTTGCAACATATGGAACCACAAGCGCAGATTGCAATGAAGCAGGGCGTGTTAATGGAGCAGTTGCAGCATTTCGGTGAGCTGCAGCCCGAGGAAGTGCTGGCTCCGTTGACCGGCCCGATATATGGCTATCGTCGCAAGGCCCGCTTGGGTGTTAAGTACGTAGCCAAAAAAGAGTCGGTGCTGGTGGGGTTTCGAGAGAAACGCAACAGCTTCCTGGCTGAGATTGATCAATGTCATGTTTTGGCCGAGGAAGTAGGCCTAAAGTTTCCAGAGCTGAAGCAGCTGGTCATGTCACTGCAGGCGCGCAGTACCATTCCCCAAATTGAAGTAGCAAAAGGGGATGATGCTGTCGCCATCATTGTGCGCCACATGGAGCCGTTGACTGATCAGGATCAGGCTGCAATTTTGAGTTTCTGCCAGCAACATAACCTGCAGCTGTATCTACAGCCCGGCGGTAATGACACAGTACATAAGGTGTGGCCCGAAGGCGAGGCTCGCTTGAGCTACGGCCTGCCTGAGTTTGGTTTGAACATGAAGTTCCATCCCACCGACTTCACTCAGGTCAATCAGGACATCAATCAGGATATGATCCGTATGGCCATGGACTTCATGGATATCCAACCCGGTGAACGGATTCTGGATTTGTTCTGTGGATTGGGGAACTTTACCCTGCCATTGGCCACTAAAGCCGCTGAAGTGGTGGGTGTAGAAGGTGATGATGCCATGGTGGTGCGTGGCCGCGAGAATGCGGAGCACAATGGTTTAAACAATGTGTCGTTCTATGGCGCTGATTTGACTAAGCCCTTCGATGACCAACCCTGGGGGCGAGGCGGTTTTGACAAAATTCTGATTGATCCTCCCCGTTCGGGAGCACTGGAAATCGTCAGCAAGATGACAGTATTCAAACCCAAACGTATTGTGTATGTATCCTGCAACCCGGCAACCTTGGCTCGTGATGCAGGCGAACTGAAAAAACAAGGTTATAAACTCCTGAAAGCCGGTGTGATGGATATGTTCCCTCATACCACTCACGTAGAATCCATCGCCGTGTTTGAACCGGAATAA
- a CDS encoding 3'-5' exonuclease: MNVLVFDIETVPDVAGGRRLFGLEGLDDNAAAEAMFNLRRQETGNDFLRHHLQRIVAISAVFRSRDQIAVWTLGDEQADEKTILEKFFHLIERYSPTLVSWNGSGFDLPVLHYRALVHGVASPRYWDQGHDDKNFKWNNYLSRYHDRHTDLMDLMALYNNRAFVPLDQMAALLGFPGKMGMSGAKVWDAFQQGDIKGIRDYCETDVLNTWLVYLRFQLIRGVIMDDGYQAELNMVKDYLRREARPHFTEFLQHWEGVTAESSEQSSAVKEG; this comes from the coding sequence ATGAATGTACTCGTATTTGACATAGAAACCGTCCCCGACGTTGCCGGTGGCCGCCGTCTGTTTGGTCTGGAAGGGCTGGATGATAACGCTGCCGCTGAAGCCATGTTTAATTTGCGCAGGCAAGAAACCGGCAATGATTTTCTGCGCCACCATCTGCAGAGAATCGTTGCCATATCCGCCGTATTTCGTTCCCGTGATCAGATCGCTGTGTGGACGCTGGGGGATGAGCAGGCGGATGAAAAAACCATTCTTGAAAAGTTCTTCCACCTGATCGAACGTTATTCGCCTACGTTGGTGAGCTGGAACGGTTCAGGCTTTGATCTACCGGTGCTGCATTACCGTGCTTTGGTGCATGGAGTGGCCAGCCCTCGATACTGGGATCAGGGTCATGATGACAAGAACTTCAAATGGAATAACTATCTTAGCCGCTATCATGATCGCCACACAGACCTCATGGATTTGATGGCACTCTATAATAACCGGGCGTTTGTGCCTTTGGATCAGATGGCGGCCTTGCTGGGGTTCCCAGGCAAGATGGGGATGAGCGGCGCCAAGGTGTGGGATGCGTTCCAGCAGGGTGATATCAAAGGCATTCGCGACTACTGTGAAACGGATGTATTGAATACATGGCTGGTTTATCTGCGCTTTCAATTGATACGTGGCGTTATCATGGACGATGGCTATCAAGCTGAGTTGAACATGGTGAAAGACTACTTGCGGCGAGAAGCGCGTCCGCATTTCACAGAATTTTTACAGCACTGGGAAGGCGTAACGGCCGAATCCAGTGAACAATCGTCTGCAGTAAAAGAAGGTTAA
- the relA gene encoding GTP diphosphokinase codes for MVTVRNQQVIREDGSVDLDAWIDRLKDKVEITDEVGLREVALYAQEMETAAIARDDAQWESSNSFYTGLEIAEILAELHLDTDALKAAVIYRAVREGKTSLGDVSKRTGGNIAKLIEGVLRMAAISAVMNPENRVVLGQATDQLDNLRKMLVAMVDDVRVALIKLAERTCAIRAVKNAPEEKKQRVAREVFDIYAPLAHRLGIGHLKWELEDLSFRYLQPDAYMRIAKLLDEKRLNRDDYIRSVVEQLHAALARVGVESDINGRAKHIYSIWRKMKRKNIDFYQVYDIRAVRVLVPDIRDCYAALGVVHNIWQHIPKEFDDYIATPKENGYRSLHTAVLGPEGKVLEVQIRTQDMHDEAELGVCAHWRYKEGSTGRSDSYDGKIAWLRQVLEWQEDLGDSSVSSVLSQFSEDIVDERVYVFTPEGHVVDLAQGATPLDFAYHIHTEVGHRCRGAKVNGRIVPLNYQVRTGEQVEILKGNESRPSRDWLQPSLGFLGTSRARAKVIHWFKLQDRDRNIEGGRELLDKEFKRLDVGKLNLDRVAQALNLKTADDIYAAVGAGDLRVSQVLNNIQEFDNETRQQELLPIDTRKPRVNPIASEFSINGVDNLMTSIAGCCKPVPGDAVVGYISVGRGVTVHRKHCKELQRLMEIHGDRVVDVTWSAEAGRTYPVEVFIKAYDRQGLLRDITLVLSTERVNVTSINTLSNPSDNTATMTLTMEINSLAGLGDVLARINQLSNVIEVRRSHQGNKDAKSRH; via the coding sequence ATGGTAACGGTACGCAATCAGCAGGTTATCCGAGAAGACGGCAGTGTCGATCTGGATGCCTGGATTGATCGACTGAAAGATAAAGTGGAAATCACGGATGAAGTCGGTCTGCGTGAAGTGGCTTTGTACGCCCAAGAGATGGAAACTGCAGCGATTGCCCGGGATGATGCCCAATGGGAGAGCAGTAACAGCTTTTATACCGGGCTGGAAATTGCCGAAATCCTGGCCGAGCTGCACCTGGATACGGATGCACTGAAGGCTGCTGTGATTTATCGTGCCGTGCGTGAAGGCAAAACCAGCTTAGGTGATGTCAGTAAGCGAACCGGTGGCAATATTGCCAAGTTAATTGAAGGCGTTCTGCGCATGGCAGCGATCAGCGCCGTGATGAACCCGGAAAACCGAGTGGTGCTGGGTCAGGCCACCGATCAATTAGACAACTTGCGTAAGATGTTGGTGGCCATGGTAGATGATGTGCGAGTTGCACTCATCAAACTGGCAGAACGTACTTGCGCAATTCGTGCGGTGAAAAATGCACCGGAAGAGAAAAAACAGCGTGTCGCCCGCGAGGTATTTGATATCTATGCACCGCTGGCTCATCGTTTGGGCATTGGCCACTTAAAGTGGGAGCTGGAGGATCTTTCCTTCCGTTATCTGCAACCTGATGCCTACATGCGCATTGCAAAACTGTTGGATGAAAAACGGCTGAATCGAGATGATTACATCCGTAGTGTAGTTGAGCAATTGCATGCTGCATTGGCACGGGTGGGCGTTGAGTCCGACATCAATGGCCGTGCCAAACATATCTACAGCATCTGGCGTAAAATGAAGCGCAAAAACATCGATTTCTATCAGGTGTATGACATTCGTGCTGTGCGTGTTTTGGTGCCAGATATTCGTGACTGCTACGCGGCATTGGGGGTGGTGCATAATATTTGGCAGCATATCCCAAAAGAATTCGACGACTATATCGCCACCCCAAAAGAAAACGGATATCGCTCTCTGCATACGGCGGTGTTAGGGCCCGAAGGCAAAGTGCTGGAAGTGCAGATTCGAACACAAGACATGCACGATGAGGCTGAACTGGGTGTGTGTGCTCACTGGCGCTACAAAGAAGGCAGCACCGGCAGAAGCGATAGTTACGATGGCAAAATTGCCTGGTTGCGGCAGGTGCTGGAATGGCAGGAGGATCTGGGCGACAGTTCCGTCTCTAGCGTCTTGTCTCAGTTCAGCGAAGACATCGTGGATGAGCGCGTATATGTGTTCACGCCCGAAGGCCACGTAGTCGACTTAGCCCAAGGTGCAACGCCCTTGGATTTTGCGTATCACATTCACACCGAGGTTGGCCATCGTTGTCGTGGCGCTAAAGTGAATGGCCGTATTGTGCCTTTGAACTATCAGGTTCGTACTGGCGAGCAAGTAGAAATACTGAAGGGCAATGAATCCCGCCCGAGTCGTGATTGGTTACAGCCTTCGCTTGGGTTTTTAGGCACCAGTCGGGCTCGAGCCAAGGTCATACATTGGTTTAAATTGCAGGATCGTGATCGCAATATCGAAGGCGGCCGCGAGTTGCTGGATAAAGAATTTAAGCGTCTGGATGTTGGTAAACTCAACCTGGATCGAGTGGCTCAAGCGCTGAATTTAAAAACGGCTGATGATATTTATGCTGCAGTTGGTGCGGGAGATTTGCGTGTAAGCCAGGTGCTGAACAATATTCAGGAGTTTGATAACGAAACCCGCCAGCAGGAATTGTTGCCCATTGATACGCGTAAGCCTCGGGTTAATCCTATTGCATCCGAGTTCAGTATCAACGGTGTCGATAATTTGATGACCAGTATTGCCGGCTGTTGCAAACCCGTTCCGGGTGATGCTGTAGTGGGGTATATTTCTGTCGGTCGTGGTGTGACCGTTCACCGCAAGCATTGTAAAGAACTGCAGCGCCTGATGGAAATTCACGGTGATCGGGTCGTGGATGTCACCTGGTCGGCCGAGGCCGGGCGAACCTATCCAGTCGAAGTGTTTATAAAGGCCTATGATCGTCAGGGGCTTTTGCGCGATATTACCTTGGTGTTGTCTACCGAGCGGGTCAATGTGACCTCGATCAATACCCTGTCCAATCCATCGGACAATACTGCTACCATGACACTGACCATGGAGATTAACAGCCTTGCCGGGTTAGGTGATGTTCTGGCGCGGATCAATCAGCTTTCTAATGTGATCGAAGTTCGACGCTCCCACCAAGGAAACAAAGATGCGAAGTCTCGACATTGA
- the cysM gene encoding cysteine synthase CysM: MHYPTIEDFVGNTPLVRLQRLPGNTSNTILVKLEGNNPAGSVKDRPALSMIQHAEMRGLIKPGDTLIEATSGNTGIALAMAAAIKGYKMVLIMPDNMSAERRAAMSAYGAELILVTKQQSMEGARDLAEQMQQEGKGVVLDQFSNQDNPLAHYQSTGPEIWRDTAGTVTHFVSSMGTTGTIMGTSRFLKEQKPDIQIVGLQPQEGAAIPGIRRWPEEYLPKIFDASRVDTVLDIAQQDAEVTMRRLASEEGIFCGVSSGGAVAGALQLSQQVENAVIVAIICDRGDRYLSTGVFDPA; encoded by the coding sequence ATGCATTATCCCACGATCGAAGACTTTGTAGGTAATACTCCCTTGGTGAGGTTACAGCGTTTACCTGGGAACACCAGCAACACCATTCTGGTCAAGCTGGAGGGTAATAACCCTGCCGGATCGGTTAAAGATCGACCAGCTCTCAGCATGATTCAGCACGCTGAGATGCGTGGCCTCATCAAGCCCGGGGACACTCTGATTGAAGCCACCAGCGGCAACACAGGTATCGCCTTGGCCATGGCGGCGGCGATTAAAGGTTACAAAATGGTGTTGATCATGCCCGATAACATGAGTGCCGAGCGTCGGGCAGCCATGAGCGCTTACGGTGCCGAGTTGATACTGGTAACCAAACAGCAGAGCATGGAAGGTGCGCGGGATCTGGCCGAGCAGATGCAGCAGGAAGGTAAAGGCGTGGTGCTGGATCAATTCTCCAATCAGGACAACCCCCTGGCACACTACCAGAGCACCGGCCCTGAAATATGGCGAGACACCGCAGGTACAGTCACTCACTTCGTAAGCTCCATGGGCACCACTGGCACGATTATGGGTACTTCCCGCTTTCTGAAAGAGCAAAAACCTGATATTCAGATCGTAGGTCTGCAGCCGCAGGAGGGTGCGGCCATTCCTGGTATTCGCCGTTGGCCCGAGGAATATCTCCCTAAAATCTTTGACGCTTCTCGCGTGGACACGGTCCTGGATATCGCACAGCAAGATGCAGAGGTGACCATGCGTCGTCTGGCCAGCGAAGAAGGCATCTTTTGTGGTGTTTCTTCCGGCGGTGCCGTTGCAGGAGCGTTGCAATTATCGCAGCAGGTAGAGAACGCCGTGATCGTAGCGATCATTTGTGATCGCGGCGACCGCTATCTGTCCACTGGCGTCTTCGACCCGGCCTGA